The genomic region GTGTTGCACCACTATCTGCCTTCTGGTACTGGTTGGTAGGTTATATGGAAACTTCGTACAAGACTTGGGCAGTTGCATCTATCAATCAGAGGACTCCCCCAGTCTCATTCCACATGaaagtttatttataatgtGAAACGAATCAACGAAACATAAAAAGCGTCAAGAGTCGACCTATTGATGCGATGAGCGGGAGATAAACACGTAGTTGTATACAACCAGTAAcattagattgtgttttgtggtCCAATAGACAGTCGGATATAATGGTTTCATCTAGAATATTTAAATCTAGCTGCTCATGTGACAATGTTTTGCATGCATTGACGCGTTCTAGAAATAAACAGAGGATTCTCATTCAATATGAATTTGTATATTTAATGTGAAGCGTGTGAAAACGAAACAAGAAAAGCATAATATGGCATTGTCCTTAGGCTCAGATGTCATAAAATTATATACTTGAATCGAGAAAATGTGCCCCATCACAACCGATTTGTATACAACCACATGTCTATCTCTCCCATCATCGATGAAAGAGGTCGACACATAGTTTCGACCGATACGATATGATCAGCTAATGCAATCGGCAAATAAGATTTCTCTAACATTACAGGAAGATGATTCATGCTTAAAactaaaaccaattagcaaaaCCATTGCTTTATAAAGATGAACACATTATTCTTTAGATGGGCTTGCAGGACACAATCCTTTATAGGATCTTCTCTACTATAAACGAGAAATTTCAAGTTGTATTCTATATTAAGGAGAAAGGGAAAATACGATACTAACAGGGAAACGGATGTAGTCATTCTTCAAACACATCACGGACAATGGACAACTCTTCTTCAAACATCTCTCGCCAACCCAGAGAGATCAACTTGTCCTGAGTCGCCATCACTTGCTTTAGGAAAAGCTTCCTGCTGACGATGACCTTCCATGGGCACCTCTCGCCTCCTAGATGGTAGAGGGCAGGAAGGTCCCTCATCAAAGATGTGTGGAGTCCCAAAAGCACTGAAGAAGCCACTCTTCAACTCCTCCGCTGCTTCAAAGAATCGGTTGAGGCCACCCATAAAGTTGCGGTCAATGTCTTCAATGTCACTTTGTAACCCTGGGAAGTCAAACGCTCCATGCTGTGATGACCCAAAGGTGACAGACCGTTTGAGCATCTCGTCAGTGACATCATCTTCTGTGTACTCTTTGTTGGATTGCACCACTTCAACAGGCCTAACAAAACATAGTACTCAGCAATTGGTTCTACATTGGTCAACGTTATACCAACATAAAAACTGCCCATACTCAAacaagggaagaaaaagaaaagttttttGTATGTGCTAGATAGCTCCAATTACGTCCCAGAAGCTGCAAAAGACAGTTGGAGACATGGTGCTCATAAATGTTTCACTACATAGGTAGCTCATCCTCATACCAATATACTATAGTGTTCAGCTTTAATGTCAATGTAACTTTATTCGCACAAGCATAAAACGTTTTATCCACTGCTAAACCAATTCTACTCGCTTCAAATTAAACTCGGACAATTTATCACGGAACAAACAGCATAAAGAACTGCTGAAACTGATACCATTCTCTAACAAGAACCGCAAAGACCTATTTTGCATGACCACCTCTAAGCATATTCATCTGACATAATCTAATCAACGCCACAACGCTTTCTGTATGCAGAATCAAATACAATCAAATCAGAAGTCTTATGTGTACTCTTATTAACACGAGTAAGATTCAATCAACCCTGCAAATAACCACGCGCTATTTATACTTCACTAAACTGTAAACCTCGGGCACTCGAACAAGCTATACACGAAGGCATAAAGATTAGGGCCCATTCTCATCTCTCGTCtcatatttccataaatatttttcttaattacaaACAACATACAAATTGGATTCAATTTCGTACTGTGTTGTCATAAAACTACAGAAAACCCAACATTCCTATAATCCAACAAATATCATAACGTTCAACATTTTTCTATCCTAAGGCATAAATCCCAACAATAACACCCCAAAAAAtcctcaaaaaaataaaaaataaaaaa from Pyrus communis chromosome 9, drPyrComm1.1, whole genome shotgun sequence harbors:
- the LOC137746037 gene encoding fra a 1-associated protein-like, translated to MGWVWRDDEEGDSNSSALDINPRSDGERCSTRKVVKTQCKTEEVEPGKFMRKCEKTEQLLRDCAGRPVEVVQSNKEYTEDDVTDEMLKRSVTFGSSQHGAFDFPGLQSDIEDIDRNFMGGLNRFFEAAEELKSGFFSAFGTPHIFDEGPSCPLPSRRREVPMEGHRQQEAFPKASDGDSGQVDLSGLARDV